ataaaaatgatgctGCTTTTTATAAATAACTTCTTTGTATACTTGAAGTTATCGATAGAGCAATTATGCACATTATTAATACTGCAACACATGCACATTCCTATGAACTGAAAAGTTTTGTAATTGCGCAATCAGTCATTAAAAGAACAAATATGCGAATTGCGATAATGATTCACAAAAAGATATGAATCTATATATCACCCTCCCATCTGCATTCTTAAACTGATAAGTAACATAATATAGCTCGAATGTGAATCCAAAGAATGTATAATCTACATGTTTTTATGCGGCATATCTCAAAATTATACACACAATTGTACCTTTCATTTTCACGCTGCGTTTTGCATGGAGATTATCGAAAGTCTGGGTTGGCGATACCCGTTTATTTTTGACGGAATCTTACTATAGCAGGCAAAGATGAAGAGTCGCATGAACATGCAATAAATTGTAAGacactatgtatatataaagaattattccaaaatttgtgttttttcgatttcaaaaaCGCTTTTACACTGCTTTTCATTCCAGTTTTACTTTGCCGGTATAATTTATCAGGTATACAAAGTGTACCTAAGATAGGAGTTGAATAagtatgcattttttttttgtcattttactcttatgtataatgtatattaacATACGATAAGATCATGCTGCAAATGCTACTGATTTGTCGACAATTGTAAACttatcattttataaaaatactcCAAGAATTTTGACAAACAAATTGCCAAATTATCGACCTTCAAAGGTAACGCGTAAGCCAAAAATACTTTATACCATGGCTTTATACGTTATTTCTACTTCTATTTAAAGAGCATAAACTCTAATTGGTCGATAATTTCAATCACCCATTAAAATCTTCAAATCCTTTCGCTTATTAGATCATAATTGGATTCTTGAGTCGTTTCATGGCTAACTTCTAGGAAAATCGATGGTGATATCGACCATTGCTAAATCGCAAACATATGTATCGACTTTCGAAGTGCCCTCTGCTTTCGAGTTTCATCCCACAGGCCTCTGTACTCTGTAGCTGCATTTGTGTATCCATAGTCAGCTGTCATTGAAACGTGTATTACGTTAACAAAAATACTGATTACACTGTGCAATTTCTTTTAGCGGTTTGAAAGGCATAAGATTGGAATGTCTGAAAATTCGGGAACTGACGAATACGCGCATGTAGCCAAAGGACCTTTGAAGTTGAAATGTGACCCAGCAACGATAAAGAAGTACTACTATTTATCAACATTTCAATAAGCATGTCACATTCGTGTTTACCCagactttttttattcattatttctattaagttttataaatttactaTTCATATCTTTTCgaagtttataatttatttttctattagtCTAGTATCAGACCACATTTACCATGGACATCTGGCAGAGTGTACGAAAACGTGCCGGGTCCACACTATCATTAGACCATGTTAAATACTTGCGACACGGTAGCACCTAAGTCCAATGACAAAATATTACCGAATTGATACCTCGTAACCAATTAATGGCTTGCTACATTTGATATGTGTTGCATGCAGTTTTACTGCCTTCGTATATAAGAAGTGGATGAGGTGAAATTCGTATTGATATTGTAACGATGAATTTTGAACACAAGTGATCAATTCACAACTTTGGgattttctgaaattcagtacACCGTGATACAGCACTAATTTAAGTGTATTCTACTAAATGTGTGTATGTgcacatgtattatatatatatctagatATCGAAAAAAGCAACTAGTCAAGTTACCCACTGAAAGTAATTAAATCCGAGCATGTATGCACATCTTTACTAATAAATAactgtttcagaaaaaagaagaagaaggaaaaggagaagaagatgATAGAAATGGCAAAGATTATTGAGGAAGAAAAACCAAAAGCAGTTGAACTTAAGAGAACCAAGGCAGAAATGGCTTTCCAAAAGATGCAGGAGAAAATGGTGAATATTtaattcatattattttatactataAATATTGGCTTAATTcaaattagtctgaaaagtaAGGAAATTCCAAATTGGGCTCATTTATAGTTATGTTGAAACTCGATTACATAGGAATATGAAATTCACTTGATGTTTGAAATAATACAACTTGCAGCAAACGGAAAGGATCAAACAAAAAGCATCAATGACGCACAAACAGCGTGTAGAAGAATTCAACAGGCACTTAGACAGTCTAACAGAGCACTTTGATATACCGAAAGTCAGTTGGACTAAATAAACACACTTACCACTGTGCTATTGCACAAAATCAAGACAAACTCtttgtgttgaaaaatatttgttatttCACCAACATATACTTACATATAATTGCTATGGTagtttaaacaaatttaaaatagCCATAATTGTAGTTGTACTCTCACACtgagtaaatttaaaaattacgttACTCTGTTGTTGATATAAGAAGGTCCACAGGTAAACATAACGACGAGTAACTTTttacagtaataataaactGTATCTTAAATATCATAAACATGTATAAAGTATTTCATCaatgggaaaaataaaatattgtagtACTTGTAAAGATTTTGTTATTAACAGAGTAGAAAAACTGTATTCTAAGCCGAAGCTAagcaataatatataatacctattcatctttatataatgtatataatattgaaaactcTCTACATGCACATATCGCGAGATATTAGGCTACAGAGAGTTTCAGTGGCAGTTATAGTTATTACTTGCCACAGTACATAATGGACGGATAAGCACTTAGCTGCTAAAAATAAACTAGTGATCAATGTTACAAAAATGGTATAAACTAAATACATACGTCACTTATTTTCTAAACAACAATTAATCCTGACAATATAAACTCCTTTTATGACCTAGGTAATGGTTTAGACTCATCGATAAAtcttcaaatataaaatttgtaatatctTTAATACATTTGACAACTGTATGAGATACCATAACAATGAACAGGTATAATGGACGGAATTGATTAGCTACCATATTTCGGCacatatattaataattgtaataaatatgaTAGATGATTTGCTGTCACAACAAGGACATACATAAAATGGACGGCATTTACTTATCTGCTATGCTTATGCATAATTTACAACctgtaaattatacataatacgcACACACGTTAGGGGCCATCCATTAATTACGTCATGTTacataagtttgaaaaatttgtaacgtcAGAttaggggggagggggttctaaaaatgtgaaaacttGTGACAAGGACGAGGGGAGGGGTTTAAAAGTTCTAAAATTCGTATGACGTAATTTATGGATGGCCCCTTACTAGTTGCGAtaaacgtgataaaaaaatatagtgaAGCAGTCAGAAATCTTCGCCATTCTAGATGTTATTAATCTTACCTAAATAGGTAACAGATTTGTTCAAGACGGCTTATACATTACAAATACACTCGGATCCCGATTATTTTTGTATGTCAGGTGTCAGgacttaattttaaaaa
The genomic region above belongs to Diprion similis isolate iyDipSimi1 chromosome 8, iyDipSimi1.1, whole genome shotgun sequence and contains:
- the LOC124408773 gene encoding protein FAM32A, which encodes MSENSGTDEYAHVAKGPLKLKCDPATIKKKKKKKEKEKKMIEMAKIIEEEKPKAVELKRTKAEMAFQKMQEKMQTERIKQKASMTHKQRVEEFNRHLDSLTEHFDIPKVSWTK